From Leptospira congkakensis, one genomic window encodes:
- a CDS encoding O-antigen ligase family protein translates to MYYRIYRSFLTLSIISCALSVSLSQLFLLLSFVFFLFLPEKPKLASNLVKILFLFYVWQIVTVLYHFSASGFEFESIKHAFRDEMKDIFLVTAFVSVQGIKPEDRKYLYKTFFVFALVIVITGFISIFSMTRLSRLISDLYKTSASWPYQHHYGKITNINIYLPIGLMNTHLTFGGLLAFIFPGFVFRLYDSWYKKESISKISINAILLLLVSIVFLFNNARSSLLGALVSTLFGIYILVFIDKDISKKMLKRIGVFILLVLVLVFIGYKTTSAVKRVVDPLFGGEKHTDSGRTFIWDSTFPLIEKNPIFGIGSGNYQKEIEISRKQKEKENKELSFFYEVTQRGHAHNDYFHLTAVFGGPQGILYLMLFGIILYTLLNGKIPKNIRFMTYGLVGFFFSGLLQCYFQDDEVLIVFYFLLGYLNLYAELEKNTNELV, encoded by the coding sequence ATGTATTACCGAATCTATCGTTCGTTTCTAACCTTGTCCATCATTTCCTGCGCGCTATCTGTTTCCCTTAGCCAACTTTTCTTACTCCTATCTTTTGTTTTTTTCCTCTTCCTCCCCGAAAAACCAAAACTCGCAAGCAATCTGGTCAAAATTCTATTTTTATTTTACGTTTGGCAAATTGTAACCGTTTTGTATCATTTCTCCGCTTCTGGTTTTGAATTTGAATCCATCAAACATGCGTTTCGTGATGAAATGAAAGATATCTTCCTTGTCACAGCATTTGTTTCTGTCCAAGGGATTAAACCGGAAGATAGAAAATATTTATACAAAACATTCTTTGTTTTTGCTTTAGTGATAGTGATCACGGGATTTATCTCTATATTTTCTATGACAAGGTTATCACGCCTAATTTCTGATCTCTACAAAACTTCTGCATCTTGGCCCTACCAACACCATTATGGCAAAATCACGAATATTAACATTTATCTTCCCATAGGCCTTATGAATACCCACCTTACCTTTGGTGGACTACTTGCTTTCATTTTCCCTGGATTTGTGTTTCGTTTGTATGATTCTTGGTACAAAAAAGAATCTATATCTAAAATTTCGATAAACGCCATATTACTTTTGTTAGTATCCATTGTCTTTTTATTCAACAATGCAAGATCCTCCCTTCTCGGAGCATTGGTAAGTACATTATTCGGGATTTATATTCTTGTTTTTATCGATAAGGATATTTCAAAAAAAATGTTAAAACGAATTGGTGTTTTTATCCTTTTGGTTTTAGTTCTAGTTTTTATAGGATATAAAACTACGAGTGCTGTCAAACGAGTTGTAGATCCACTCTTCGGTGGAGAAAAACATACGGACTCTGGAAGAACTTTTATCTGGGATTCAACATTTCCATTGATCGAAAAAAATCCAATTTTTGGAATCGGATCTGGAAATTACCAAAAAGAAATCGAAATCTCAAGGAAACAAAAAGAAAAAGAGAACAAGGAACTGAGTTTCTTCTATGAAGTCACACAAAGAGGACATGCTCATAATGATTATTTTCATTTAACCGCGGTCTTTGGTGGTCCTCAAGGGATCCTTTATCTTATGTTATTTGGAATCATTCTGTACACCTTACTCAATGGAAAGATACCGAAAAATATCAGATTTATGACTTATGGACTCGTTGGATTTTTCTTTTCTGGACTTTTGCAATGTTATTTTCAAGATGATGAAGTTTTGATTGTATTTTACTTTTTACTCGGGTATCTCAATCTCTATGCTGAGTTAGAAAAAAATACAAACGAGTTAGTTTAA
- a CDS encoding glycosyltransferase yields MRVLYFSDTFLPKTDGVAVSIKNFSELLALRGHVFCICAPKYGDGDFDRMTDNIQVVRFRSGYLPSYPDIKVVLPSPGKIKRIIEDFKPDLIHIHTPGLLGLYAVNAAERFGVPTIGTYHTLMAEQEMYVSFYRLFKLDKLFFKANKFKKKLNIDELDKIVKFDNFNIRKKIILKICNDIYNRCDVVISPSHLIKEQLIEYGITRPITVVSNGMDLKRFQGTPKTYPGGDAPKFLHVGRISYEKNCDVVINAFKLIHEHYPNATLTVIGEGPAIPSLERQAEHLGIEKSVSFKGFIPNAVLHEEYPKYDVFLTASTMETQGLVVLEAIACGLPAVGVDAFALPELIRHGENGYIAKSFDAKGIAEGALSIIRNPLEYSTFSKNSIQIASGHEMEKCVDAMEEVYSKVVEAMKGKVKKSTIFDLFFDFMQ; encoded by the coding sequence TTGCGAGTCTTATATTTTTCCGATACTTTTTTGCCAAAAACCGACGGAGTTGCTGTTTCCATTAAGAATTTTTCTGAACTTTTGGCTCTTCGTGGGCATGTGTTTTGTATTTGTGCTCCCAAATATGGAGATGGGGACTTTGATCGGATGACGGACAATATCCAAGTGGTTCGGTTTCGGTCAGGATATTTGCCAAGTTACCCTGATATCAAAGTGGTTTTGCCCTCTCCTGGAAAAATCAAACGTATTATTGAAGACTTCAAACCCGATCTCATCCATATCCATACCCCGGGACTTCTTGGACTTTATGCTGTGAATGCCGCGGAACGATTTGGGGTTCCGACAATTGGCACCTATCATACTCTTATGGCAGAACAAGAAATGTATGTTTCCTTCTACCGTTTGTTCAAACTCGATAAACTTTTTTTTAAAGCCAATAAGTTTAAGAAAAAACTGAATATTGATGAATTGGATAAAATTGTAAAATTTGATAATTTTAATATTCGCAAAAAAATCATTCTTAAAATTTGTAACGACATATATAACAGATGTGATGTGGTTATTTCTCCGAGCCATCTCATCAAAGAACAACTCATCGAATATGGAATCACTCGTCCGATTACGGTTGTTTCCAATGGAATGGATTTAAAAAGATTCCAAGGTACACCAAAAACATATCCTGGTGGAGACGCTCCTAAGTTTTTACATGTGGGACGAATTTCTTATGAAAAAAATTGTGATGTGGTCATCAATGCTTTTAAACTCATACATGAACATTACCCTAATGCAACTTTGACAGTGATTGGTGAGGGTCCTGCTATCCCATCATTAGAACGACAAGCGGAACATTTGGGAATCGAGAAGTCGGTTAGTTTTAAAGGATTTATCCCCAATGCCGTGTTACACGAAGAATATCCTAAGTATGATGTATTTTTAACAGCATCAACTATGGAAACACAAGGTCTTGTGGTTTTGGAAGCCATTGCTTGTGGGTTGCCTGCTGTGGGTGTGGATGCATTTGCATTGCCGGAGCTCATTCGTCATGGTGAAAACGGATACATCGCAAAATCATTCGATGCCAAAGGAATCGCAGAGGGTGCACTTTCCATCATTCGGAATCCACTTGAGTATTCTACGTTTTCCAAAAATTCCATTCAGATTGCTTCGGGGCATGAAATGGAAAAATGTGTCGATGCGATGGAAGAGGTGTATTCGAAAGTTGTGGAAGCTATGAAGGGCAAAGTTAAAAAATCAACTATCTTTGATTTGTTTTTTGATTTTATGCAATGA
- a CDS encoding glycosyltransferase family 9 protein: protein MTNLLVLRFSAMGDVALMTPALIAIAAKYSNIQLTVVTRGNFAPFFYNIPNLNVLGINLKKYKGILGLWRMYRDIAKLGPFGHVIDLHGSVRSRFIAFLFRSQGIPYSKIIKGRREKLKQTRRYNKKLNQLPHTVERYLNVFRKAGFDAPIRKGPWLNVDGESKIYARDFFKSIGIDKKEGQWFGFAPFAGHALKEWSFEKCKRLVEVLLDEFPDCNVFLFGGKDEAKELEILRNGHTRAHIVQGGNLGIRGELGIMDRLDVMIGMDSSNVHIAALLKKPVIGIYGTTHPLSGFGPFAQEDSGVLQVDLPCRPCSIYGNTKCWRGDHACMELIDPLDVVRRIRLIQNVNTLW, encoded by the coding sequence ATGACAAACCTCTTAGTTCTAAGATTTTCAGCGATGGGGGATGTGGCTTTAATGACACCCGCCCTCATTGCAATTGCAGCTAAATATTCCAATATCCAGCTGACAGTTGTTACAAGAGGAAACTTCGCACCATTTTTCTACAACATTCCCAACTTAAATGTTCTAGGCATCAATCTCAAAAAATACAAAGGGATTTTAGGTCTTTGGAGAATGTATCGTGACATCGCCAAACTAGGACCATTCGGTCATGTGATTGACCTTCACGGTTCTGTTCGCTCAAGGTTCATTGCTTTTTTATTTCGTAGCCAAGGTATTCCTTATTCAAAAATCATCAAAGGCCGCCGCGAAAAATTAAAACAAACACGACGTTATAATAAAAAATTAAACCAACTCCCCCACACTGTAGAACGTTATTTAAACGTATTTCGTAAAGCCGGATTTGATGCTCCCATTCGGAAAGGCCCTTGGCTCAATGTGGATGGAGAATCCAAAATATATGCGAGAGATTTTTTTAAGTCCATAGGTATTGATAAAAAAGAAGGCCAATGGTTTGGCTTTGCTCCGTTTGCTGGTCACGCACTCAAAGAATGGAGTTTTGAAAAATGCAAACGCCTTGTAGAAGTTTTACTCGATGAATTTCCGGATTGTAATGTATTTCTTTTTGGTGGAAAGGACGAAGCAAAAGAATTAGAAATCCTTCGAAATGGCCACACACGCGCACATATTGTCCAGGGTGGGAATTTGGGAATCCGCGGGGAACTCGGGATTATGGACAGACTGGATGTGATGATTGGGATGGATAGTTCTAACGTTCACATTGCGGCCCTTCTCAAAAAACCTGTGATTGGAATTTATGGAACAACACACCCTCTTTCTGGATTTGGTCCTTTTGCCCAAGAAGATTCTGGAGTTTTACAAGTGGACTTACCTTGTCGCCCATGTTCCATTTACGGAAACACCAAATGTTGGCGCGGTGACCATGCTTGTATGGAACTCATTGACCCACTAGACGTTGTTAGACGAATCAGACTAATCCAAAATGTAAATACACTTTGGTGA
- a CDS encoding DUF4254 domain-containing protein — translation MKALEAIKAVSIFQESVLDWHKKEAPHPNPYPEGSLESTLYQKNHIDTIQWHIEDEIRRPDIALEDVVALKRKIDKLNQDRTDMVEKLDDFVIDMFRSATPKPDARLNSESPAWLLDRMSILELKIFHMEEQVSRKDASASKEHIAKCQAKLDILLDQREDLKKCLDELFSDYTEGTKRVKVYRQMKMYNDQNLNPSLYKNQK, via the coding sequence ATGAAAGCATTGGAAGCCATAAAAGCCGTCTCTATTTTCCAGGAATCCGTTCTGGATTGGCATAAAAAAGAAGCCCCTCATCCAAATCCTTACCCAGAAGGAAGTTTAGAGTCCACCCTCTACCAAAAAAACCACATCGATACCATCCAATGGCATATTGAAGATGAAATCCGAAGACCGGACATTGCTTTGGAAGATGTAGTGGCACTCAAACGAAAGATCGACAAACTAAACCAAGACAGAACCGATATGGTGGAAAAACTGGATGACTTTGTGATTGATATGTTTCGTTCAGCGACTCCAAAACCGGACGCAAGATTAAACTCCGAATCACCAGCTTGGTTACTCGATCGTATGAGTATCTTAGAACTAAAAATCTTCCATATGGAAGAACAAGTTTCCAGAAAAGATGCTTCTGCCTCAAAAGAACATATCGCCAAATGCCAAGCCAAACTCGATATTCTCCTAGACCAGAGAGAAGATCTCAAAAAATGTTTGGACGAACTTTTTTCCGATTACACAGAAGGAACCAAAAGAGTAAAAGTTTATCGTCAAATGAAGATGTACAATGACCAAAATTTAAATCCGTCATTGTATAAGAATCAAAAATGA
- a CDS encoding NRDE family protein, with protein sequence MCLVVIAYKVHPDYPLVIVSNRDEFFERPTEPLHLWDTNPEIIGGKDLKAGGTWLGASSFGKISFLTNVRNLRKPTHPHPISRGSLVLDFLKSERDVSSKDYCEKIQSHANEYDGFNLFVYDGKEANYVGGDPLQVLTLESGFHAVSNASWNTVWPKTAKLKANVEQVFDSIPMDENWRTLVTSEFFRLLSDADLVKEDSLLPDTGIGLERERYLSSIRIRVPGYGTRASTILFCGKDGVEVLERSFPDPLSNEFTERRDVLAFSES encoded by the coding sequence ATGTGCCTAGTTGTGATCGCCTATAAGGTTCATCCAGATTACCCACTTGTCATTGTCTCCAACAGAGATGAGTTTTTTGAAAGACCGACTGAGCCCCTTCATTTATGGGATACGAATCCCGAAATCATTGGAGGAAAAGATTTAAAAGCTGGGGGAACTTGGCTTGGTGCCAGTTCTTTCGGTAAGATATCTTTTCTCACCAATGTCAGAAATCTACGAAAACCAACACATCCTCATCCTATCTCACGAGGAAGTTTAGTTTTAGATTTTTTAAAATCCGAACGGGATGTTTCCTCTAAGGATTATTGTGAGAAAATACAAAGTCATGCGAACGAGTATGATGGATTCAATTTATTTGTATATGATGGAAAAGAAGCAAACTATGTAGGAGGGGATCCTTTACAGGTTTTAACTTTAGAATCAGGGTTTCATGCTGTGAGTAATGCCAGTTGGAATACCGTTTGGCCGAAAACTGCTAAATTAAAAGCAAACGTCGAACAGGTGTTTGATTCTATTCCTATGGACGAAAATTGGCGAACCCTTGTTACATCCGAATTCTTTCGGTTACTGTCGGATGCTGATTTAGTCAAAGAAGATTCACTCTTACCCGACACAGGAATTGGGCTTGAACGCGAAAGGTATTTATCATCGATCAGAATTCGTGTTCCTGGTTATGGAACCCGTGCTTCTACAATTTTATTCTGTGGTAAGGATGGCGTGGAAGTTTTAGAACGCAGCTTCCCCGATCCGCTTTCAAATGAATTCACGGAACGGAGAGATGTATTAGCGTTTAGTGAGAGTTAG
- the glyA gene encoding serine hydroxymethyltransferase: MSYLEKQDPEVYAALKKEDERQEHSLEMIASENFVSRPVLEAYHSTLTNKYAEGYPGKRYYNGCENADKVEQLAIERAKKMFGAEYANVQPHSGAQANMAVFLATLEPGDSFLGMNLAHGGHLTHGSAVNISGKYFKPIPYGVDEKTETINYDEVAKLAKEHKPKLIVVGASAYPRTIDFNKFREIADGIGAKIMADIAHISGLVVAGEHPSPIGVCDFVTTTTHKTLRGPRGGLILSSAEHEKILNSRVFPGIQGGPLMHVIAAKAVAFGEALRPDFKTYIQQVVKNAKVLADVFQKRGFRVVSGGTDNHIVLLDVSVKGLTGNDAANGLDHIGVTVNKNAIPFDKNPPAVASGIRLGTPALTTRGLKEKEIEAVGNLICDYLDHFGDSSWETKVKAAVKEITSAFPMVNFRLEN, translated from the coding sequence ATGAGTTATTTAGAAAAACAAGATCCAGAAGTTTACGCCGCATTAAAAAAAGAAGACGAACGCCAAGAACATTCCCTAGAGATGATTGCTAGTGAGAACTTTGTTTCGCGTCCGGTTTTGGAAGCTTATCATTCCACTCTCACAAACAAATATGCAGAAGGATATCCTGGAAAACGTTACTACAACGGTTGTGAAAACGCAGACAAGGTAGAACAACTTGCTATCGAACGAGCTAAAAAAATGTTCGGAGCAGAATACGCAAACGTTCAACCACATAGCGGTGCGCAGGCGAATATGGCTGTATTTCTTGCAACACTCGAACCAGGTGATAGTTTCCTCGGGATGAATTTGGCACATGGTGGTCACTTAACACACGGTAGTGCTGTCAACATCAGTGGAAAATATTTCAAACCAATCCCTTATGGTGTGGATGAAAAAACAGAAACAATTAATTACGATGAAGTCGCAAAACTTGCCAAAGAACACAAACCAAAACTAATTGTTGTGGGTGCTTCTGCTTATCCAAGAACCATTGATTTTAATAAGTTCCGCGAAATCGCAGACGGAATTGGTGCCAAAATCATGGCTGATATTGCACATATCTCAGGTCTTGTTGTTGCCGGTGAACACCCAAGTCCGATAGGCGTTTGTGATTTTGTCACAACAACCACTCATAAAACTTTACGTGGACCAAGAGGAGGACTCATTCTTTCCTCTGCAGAACATGAAAAGATTTTAAACTCACGAGTGTTCCCTGGAATCCAAGGTGGACCACTCATGCACGTAATCGCAGCTAAAGCAGTTGCGTTCGGAGAAGCTCTCAGGCCAGATTTCAAAACCTATATCCAACAAGTCGTAAAGAATGCAAAAGTTCTTGCGGATGTTTTCCAAAAACGTGGATTCCGAGTGGTTTCTGGTGGGACTGACAACCATATTGTTCTTCTCGATGTTTCTGTAAAAGGACTCACAGGAAATGATGCTGCCAATGGATTGGATCATATCGGAGTGACCGTAAACAAAAACGCGATCCCATTTGATAAAAATCCACCGGCTGTGGCGTCGGGAATTCGATTGGGAACTCCAGCTCTCACAACTCGTGGACTAAAAGAAAAAGAAATCGAAGCAGTGGGAAATTTGATCTGTGATTATCTAGATCATTTTGGTGATTCTTCTTGGGAAACTAAGGTAAAAGCAGCAGTGAAAGAAATCACATCTGCTTTCCCTATGGTAAATTTCCGCCTAGAAAACTAA
- a CDS encoding lipoate--protein ligase family protein has product MNSKVFYFPQTPPRSPYYNLAIEESIALKMVSEGITAGVRLWKNPDSIILGLSENPFRNIKEEVVTKYETVARTIGFNKKPKPNFCYIARRASGGGTVFHSLSGNINYSLYVNLDERKELFPVKDSYDILLGIVAKSLKRQNIQCFPKGKSDLVLEKNGVFKKISGNAQFRKRNCIVQHGTLILEETLINRVAEVLHHPPEEPDYRKERSHKDFLTSLPDFFSESIWANDLVREVFSYLGEPEPESLEDFSKISFFGPDFSTFRKHVLQESESIRKKKYQNPEYTLHREIPT; this is encoded by the coding sequence GTGAATTCCAAAGTATTTTATTTTCCCCAAACTCCTCCAAGATCACCTTACTACAATTTGGCGATCGAGGAAAGTATTGCCTTAAAAATGGTTTCCGAAGGAATTACGGCTGGAGTTAGGCTTTGGAAAAATCCTGATTCTATTATTTTAGGTCTTTCGGAAAATCCATTTCGAAACATCAAAGAAGAAGTGGTGACAAAATACGAAACTGTTGCAAGGACAATTGGTTTTAATAAAAAACCTAAACCTAATTTTTGTTATATTGCAAGACGTGCTTCTGGCGGAGGCACCGTTTTTCATTCCTTATCAGGAAATATTAATTATTCCCTATATGTCAATTTGGATGAGAGGAAAGAACTTTTTCCTGTCAAAGATTCCTATGATATCCTTCTTGGAATTGTTGCGAAGTCCCTAAAAAGGCAAAATATCCAATGTTTTCCAAAGGGAAAATCCGATTTGGTTTTAGAAAAAAATGGAGTCTTTAAAAAGATTTCCGGCAATGCACAGTTTCGCAAACGAAATTGTATTGTCCAACATGGGACATTGATTTTGGAAGAAACTCTCATAAATCGAGTGGCAGAAGTCCTCCACCACCCTCCCGAGGAACCGGACTACCGCAAAGAAAGAAGTCACAAAGACTTTCTCACTTCTTTGCCCGATTTTTTTTCCGAATCCATTTGGGCAAATGATCTCGTACGAGAAGTTTTTTCTTATTTAGGAGAACCAGAGCCGGAGAGTCTGGAAGATTTTTCAAAAATTTCCTTCTTTGGCCCCGACTTTTCTACTTTTCGGAAACACGTCCTCCAAGAATCTGAATCTATTCGCAAGAAGAAATACCAAAATCCAGAATACACACTTCATAGAGAAATTCCCACATGA
- a CDS encoding rhomboid family intramembrane serine protease, producing the protein MASRYPGYELRFGPPMVPVVRTLMIINAVLFLLQMATKLAFHSPVVEVYFGLTPELVLNGWAWQLLSYAFLHGSFLHILFNMLSLWMFGSELAELWGERAFLKFYLFTAFLGGTCTVVAHFFGIPQGLVVGASASIYGLLVAYAMTWPNRELLVFLIFPMRAKYFVMIVMLMVLFAQGEKVAHFAHLGGAIGGLLLMKVYTGWKKKVGSLPTWSLSRYLQKRRFMRYQEEMAKRENAKTKVDELLEKISKNGMDSLSRSERKFLNEASQKYFNE; encoded by the coding sequence ATGGCCTCTCGTTACCCAGGATATGAACTCCGATTTGGACCTCCTATGGTTCCCGTTGTACGCACTCTTATGATTATCAATGCAGTTTTATTCCTCCTGCAGATGGCAACGAAACTAGCTTTCCATTCGCCGGTTGTAGAGGTCTATTTTGGCCTCACTCCAGAGCTTGTTTTGAATGGATGGGCCTGGCAACTCCTCAGTTATGCCTTCCTACACGGGAGTTTTCTACACATCCTTTTTAATATGCTGAGTCTTTGGATGTTTGGTTCAGAACTCGCGGAACTTTGGGGAGAACGTGCCTTTTTAAAATTTTATCTTTTCACCGCATTTCTGGGTGGGACCTGCACCGTGGTTGCCCATTTTTTTGGCATTCCGCAGGGGCTCGTTGTTGGTGCAAGTGCTAGTATCTATGGACTCCTTGTGGCCTATGCGATGACTTGGCCCAACCGCGAACTTCTTGTTTTTCTTATCTTCCCGATGCGAGCCAAATACTTTGTGATGATCGTCATGCTTATGGTTCTTTTTGCCCAAGGGGAAAAAGTGGCACATTTTGCTCATTTAGGGGGAGCCATTGGAGGTTTACTTTTAATGAAAGTTTACACTGGCTGGAAAAAGAAAGTGGGTTCCCTTCCCACTTGGTCTCTTTCTCGGTATTTGCAAAAACGCAGGTTTATGCGTTACCAAGAAGAGATGGCCAAAAGGGAAAATGCAAAAACGAAAGTGGATGAACTTTTGGAAAAAATTTCTAAAAATGGAATGGATTCCCTTTCCCGCAGCGAACGAAAGTTTTTAAACGAAGCATCGCAAAAATACTTTAACGAGTGA
- a CDS encoding MBL fold metallo-hydrolase has translation MIVQLYGVRGSIASPLRNQDYRKKIIDILDLYRQSGAGVSADEFWQDLPYHLKFVTGSDTTCVSVTDDDGEVFVLDMGTGLRNLGDELVSEYLSNKLKRTVSFFITHTHWDHIQGLPFFKPIYFPDFLLNFYSPYSDLESRLQKQQEPEFFPVPLDGTGSAKDFKLFFPGDVLEFGSGMKVECYPLKHPGGSFAYKFTNRAGKIFIFATDAEFTGADMDLIHECHPFFADADLLILDTQYTLDESFSKFDWGHTAYTMSVNCASSWKVKNLVLTHHEPSYSDEKIYEIYNDAKLHKEQLGEKKLKIHLAREGLRFHL, from the coding sequence GTGATTGTGCAACTCTACGGAGTCCGCGGCTCCATAGCGAGCCCCCTCCGCAACCAAGACTACCGCAAAAAAATTATCGATATCCTAGACCTCTATCGGCAATCGGGGGCTGGTGTGTCAGCGGACGAATTTTGGCAAGACCTTCCCTACCATTTGAAATTTGTCACAGGTTCCGACACAACCTGTGTGTCTGTCACTGATGATGACGGCGAAGTTTTTGTTTTGGATATGGGGACGGGTCTTCGTAACTTGGGAGATGAACTTGTCTCCGAATACCTTTCCAATAAGCTAAAAAGGACAGTTTCTTTTTTTATCACACATACACATTGGGACCATATCCAGGGGCTTCCGTTTTTCAAACCCATCTATTTTCCAGACTTCCTCCTGAACTTTTATTCTCCTTATTCCGATTTAGAATCTCGTTTGCAAAAACAACAAGAACCAGAGTTTTTTCCGGTTCCTTTGGATGGGACTGGGTCTGCGAAAGACTTCAAACTTTTCTTTCCGGGAGATGTTTTGGAATTTGGTTCTGGGATGAAGGTAGAATGCTATCCGTTAAAACATCCAGGTGGATCTTTCGCGTATAAGTTCACCAACCGCGCTGGTAAAATTTTTATTTTTGCAACGGATGCAGAATTTACAGGAGCTGATATGGATTTAATCCATGAATGCCATCCTTTTTTTGCTGATGCCGATTTACTCATACTCGACACCCAATACACGTTAGACGAATCATTTTCCAAATTTGACTGGGGCCATACAGCCTATACGATGTCTGTAAACTGCGCTTCTTCATGGAAGGTAAAAAACCTAGTACTCACCCACCATGAACCAAGTTATTCAGATGAAAAAATCTACGAAATTTATAACGATGCCAAACTCCACAAAGAGCAGCTAGGCGAAAAAAAATTAAAAATTCATTTAGCAAGGGAAGGACTACGCTTCCACCTATAA